One window from the genome of Cryptomeria japonica chromosome 6, Sugi_1.0, whole genome shotgun sequence encodes:
- the LOC131876648 gene encoding uncharacterized protein LOC131876648 translates to MASAPVLVCPDYTKEFIMYNYANDHTYSAILMHNNNEGVKSPIAFMSYPLKAHELKYSEMEKHAFAMVKSVKHFIFYILNSHVIALVPNAVVKSILTQQEFGTKRGNWVAKIQEYDMEIKPTKLVHGKGYCWLTLFKDACSWVRKCKQCQQFVGKPKLVTLPLKPMVIEEPFQQWGLDFVGPVYPTSSVGNGQDESRNKNLVTIIRKLVDERQWTWHKALYDALWADCIAPKRAIDMSFFQLLYGLNVELPITLELPALKLAKAGEDETYQGSLDKWIMFLSQLEETRAEVVDRIFAHQSQVKALFDKKATSREFTDGDQILLWDKRREPKGMHEKFDSLWRGPFTIHEVCGEHSFLLAYVDGTSFSLPQKELSSLPPWKRFL, encoded by the exons ATGGCGAGTGCCCCAGTTTTGGTGTGTCCTGATTACACCAAAGAATTTATCATGTACAATTATGCAAATGATCATACCTATTCGGCTATACTGATGCATAATAATAATGAGGGTGTTAaatcacctattgcattcatgagttatccatTAAAGGCCCATGAattgaaatactcagaaatggagaagcatgccttTGCCATGGTTAAATCGGTGAaacattttatattttatattctcAATTCACATGTCATTGCACTTGTTCCTAATGCTGTTGTCAAGTCAATTCTAACACAACAAgaatttggaactaaaaggggcaactgggttgccaaaATTCAGGAATATGACATGGAAATTAAGCCTACcaagttggttcatggaaaag GATACTGTTGGCTAACATTGTTTAAGGATGCATGCAGTTGGGTtcgcaaatgcaagcaatgtcagcAGTTTGTTGGTAAGCCTAAGCTGGTGACACTTCCTCTTAAGCCAATGGTAATTGAagagccttttcaacaatggggattagattttgttggacctGTTTATCCAACATCTAGTGTGG gaaatggtcaagatgagTCAAGAAACAAGAACCTGGTTACCATTAttaggaagcttgttgatgagagacaaTGGACTTGGCATAAGGCTCTTTATGATGCACTATGGGCGGATTGTATAGCTCCAAAAAGAGCAATTGACATGTCATTTTTCCAACTTCTGTATGGATTGAATGTCGAGCTTCCTATCACTTTGGAACTTCCAGCATTGAAGCTTGCCAAGGCCGGTGAAGACGAAACTTACCAAGGTTCACTTGATAAgtggattatgtttctttctcagttaGAGGAAACAAGAGCAGAGGTGGTGGATAGAATTtttgcacaccaaagccaagtgaaggcattATTTGACAAGAAGGCTACTTCTCGTGAGTTCACAGATGGTGATCAaatcttgttatgggacaagaggagggagcCAAAGGGTATGCATGAGAAATTTGATTCCTTATGGAGAggccccttcactattcatgaagtatgtggcgaGCATAGCTTTTTGCTTGCATATGTTGATGGTACCTCATTCTCATTACCTCAAAAAGAGTTGTCTTCACTTCCTCCTTGGAAACGTTTTCTATGA
- the LOC131856105 gene encoding uncharacterized protein LOC131856105 isoform X5: MAPMLQHLFNLSPMLQDFLTRMRNMTRALHPLRRHRAHPHRQSSAEECCSCDDEEEEEKRSKTTHHKQQEIQQKG, translated from the exons ATGGCGCccatgcttcaacatttgtttaatttgtCGCCCATGCTTCAAGATTTCCTCACCAGAATGCGCAATATGACCCGTGCCCTGCATCCGCTCCGACGCCACAGAGCTCATCCGCATCGCCAATCATCTGCGGAGGAATGTT GTAGTtgcgatgatgaggaggaggaggagaaaagAAGCAAAACTACACATCACAAGCAACAGGAAATACAACAG AAGGGTTAA
- the LOC131856105 gene encoding uncharacterized protein LOC131856105 isoform X4 — MAPMLQHLFNLSPMLQDFLTRMRNMTRALHPLRRHRAHPHRQSSAEECCSCDDEEEEEKRSKTTHHKQQEIQQFIYVA; from the exons ATGGCGCccatgcttcaacatttgtttaatttgtCGCCCATGCTTCAAGATTTCCTCACCAGAATGCGCAATATGACCCGTGCCCTGCATCCGCTCCGACGCCACAGAGCTCATCCGCATCGCCAATCATCTGCGGAGGAATGTT GTAGTtgcgatgatgaggaggaggaggagaaaagAAGCAAAACTACACATCACAAGCAACAGGAAATACAACAG TTTATTTATGTGGCTTAA